A genomic segment from Garra rufa chromosome 5, GarRuf1.0, whole genome shotgun sequence encodes:
- the LOC141335632 gene encoding uncharacterized protein: MLGEAFLHVLNCTEDTTDYEGHARTHSPTTTTRPDLCMTNATARSPLTPRTVRAGRSEGLEKPRQCRASAPSNAMPILSCSGEDHLGMTLYCTWCCPSFCKDYPDLRLAGDRLEHCSPYNPDLLNLLDDGPLLQSQDLTSLEPSLEPGQQAEAATQQDEQYLVMKSVQGSGWERRLTNSMLNGYLEVQMLEVFCQHMQNMACCGSSLLGADVMPALVPTSLTVAKEQAASQEEELNSSSNNVVQYLSTCSAPATSHFSSPVLRISEAE, from the exons ATGCTCGGAGAAGCTTTTCTTCATGTTCTGAACTGCACAGAAGACACCACAGATTATGAAGGACATGCTCGCACACACTCACCCACCACCACGACCCGTCCCGACCTCTGCATGACGAACGCCACTGCCAGATCACCTCTGACACCACGAACTGTGAGAG CTGGCAGGTCTGAAGGCCTGGAAAAGCCAAGGCAGTGCCGAGCCTCTGCACCCAGCAACGCCATGCCCATTCTCAGCTGCAGCGGGGAGGATCACTTGGGCATGACGCTGTATTGCACCTGGTGCTGTCCCAGCTTCTGCAAGGACTATCCGGACCTCCGGCTTGCAGGTGATCGGCTGGAACACTGCAGTCCTTATAACCCAGACCTGCTCAACCTACTGGACGACGGGCCACTGCTACAATCTCAGGATCTGACCTCTCTGGAACCCTCTCTGGAACCAGGGCAACAGGCAGAGGCTGCAACCCAACAGGATGAGCAGTATCTTGTCATGAAGAGCGTTCAGGGTTCTGGCTGGGAGAGAAGGCTCACCAACTCCATGTTGAACGGATACCTGGAAGTCCAAATGCTGGAGGTGTTTTGTCAGCACATGCAAAACATGGCGTGCTGCGGATCCTCATTGCTGGGCGCTGACGTCATGCCGGCACTGGTGCCTACCAGCCTGACTGTAGCCAAAGAACAGGCAGCCAGTCAGGAAGAAGAGCTGAATTCTTCCTCCAATAATGTGGTGCAATATTTAAGCACTTGTTCAGCTCCAGCAACCTCCCATTTCAGCTCACCTGTGCTTCGTATCTCAGAAGCTGAGTAA
- the hmgn7 gene encoding high mobility group nucleosomal binding domain 7 isoform X1, with protein sequence MPKRKGTDGEVKEEPQRRSARLSAKPTPPKPEPKPKKTPKKDKEVNDKKEEKKAKAKADESKEENNSENGETKTNEVEKTPDEEGEAEKDDPKTE encoded by the exons ATGCCCAAGAGAAAG GGAACTGATGGAGAAGTCAAGGAGGAG CCTCAGAGAAGGTCTGCTAGATTATCGGCG AAGCCAACACCTCCAAAACCTGAACCTAAACCGAAAAAAACTCCCAAG AAAGACAAGGAAGTGAATGATAAAAAGGAAGAGAAGAAAGCAAAGGCAAAGGCTGATGAATCCAAGGAGGAGAATAATTCAGAAAATGGGGAGACTAAGACCAATGAG GTTGAGAAAACTCCAGACGAGGAGGGAGAGGCCGAGAAGGATGACCCGAAGACAGAGTAG
- the hmgn7 gene encoding high mobility group nucleosomal binding domain 7 isoform X2: MPKRKGTDGEVKEEPQRRSARLSAPTPPKPEPKPKKTPKKDKEVNDKKEEKKAKAKADESKEENNSENGETKTNEVEKTPDEEGEAEKDDPKTE; encoded by the exons ATGCCCAAGAGAAAG GGAACTGATGGAGAAGTCAAGGAGGAG CCTCAGAGAAGGTCTGCTAGATTATCGGCG CCAACACCTCCAAAACCTGAACCTAAACCGAAAAAAACTCCCAAG AAAGACAAGGAAGTGAATGATAAAAAGGAAGAGAAGAAAGCAAAGGCAAAGGCTGATGAATCCAAGGAGGAGAATAATTCAGAAAATGGGGAGACTAAGACCAATGAG GTTGAGAAAACTCCAGACGAGGAGGGAGAGGCCGAGAAGGATGACCCGAAGACAGAGTAG